From Novipirellula caenicola, the proteins below share one genomic window:
- a CDS encoding UvrD-helicase domain-containing protein — protein MNASTQTNALRPTLVRASAGTGKTYQLTARLLRILLQDSPPETILATTFTRKAAGEILDRVLLVLSKAGDDNDADALGQLRDQVGVPTLNHQTCRQLLHKILRNIHRLRICTLDSLFTQLARSFPFELNLPPAWQLTDEIQEMWIQEQAISNVVSLLNPSEMTTILTMLGKGEIKRSIQRELMQVIDTAYSIQRRSEQEVWHKIVVPKRPEQKDLTRVAGELRLATPKQKTVKAKLQKLADVTETGDFKTLTDDTLIVNIAKARRTGEDVKFGRSVLPDGLDEALDVVYAAVRTEVLSLLSAQNEATGKVLAAYDFHVNQLKQATRVLGFEDVAVRLANLFAKVDHASLSNRMDGAIDHVLLDEFQDTSPAQWQVLRPLAMHACDTNAAQREGSSWQTARSFFCVGDTKQAIYGWRGGVAEIFDAVTDEIGGITELEQNVSYRSSPDIIEFVNTLFSNLHRHPMATDGDPKNPADKSAHEAESIRKFAKRFPPHEANNKSLSGYVQIETSHTVKDGDKAANDDACFDDAAKRIAEIHRRSPHKSIGVLTRTNGAVAQLIMRLEGLDIEVSQEGGNPLTDSAAVETVLSALMMAEHPGDGRWRFHVEQTLLAADPSLNENSIRMRVERSGIAQTVEYLAGKLAPKCNARDTLRLKQLTRLAIAYENNPGPRLRDFVRLVREKRVERPQRAPVRVMTVHQSKGLEFDVVVLPQLDGPLTRSSGNCVAEMKSLSEPPSGITRYIGQTHWHFLDRRWQLAFGGQGASSMTEALCLLYVAITRAKQALYIIVQPSKKKDFQVKTAASLIYHALGCEADPTADNEPLYCSGNPDWYQTDKRPAKQVATDSEPVKQVEIRFAQKSSSSRQSASRQPSLRQH, from the coding sequence GTGAACGCCTCGACGCAAACCAACGCCCTCCGCCCAACGCTCGTGCGTGCCTCGGCCGGGACGGGAAAAACCTACCAATTGACCGCCCGGTTGCTGCGGATTCTGCTGCAAGATTCGCCGCCCGAAACCATTCTCGCCACCACGTTCACTCGCAAAGCCGCCGGTGAAATTTTGGACCGAGTGCTGTTGGTGCTGTCCAAAGCGGGCGACGACAACGACGCTGATGCACTCGGGCAATTGCGAGACCAAGTCGGAGTCCCGACGCTGAACCATCAGACGTGCCGACAATTGCTGCACAAGATCCTTCGCAACATTCACCGACTGCGGATCTGTACGCTCGACAGTCTGTTCACGCAATTGGCACGCTCGTTCCCGTTTGAATTGAACCTGCCACCGGCATGGCAATTGACCGACGAGATCCAAGAGATGTGGATCCAAGAACAAGCGATCAGCAACGTCGTGTCGCTGTTGAATCCGAGCGAGATGACGACCATCTTGACGATGCTGGGTAAAGGTGAAATCAAACGCTCGATCCAGCGTGAATTGATGCAGGTCATCGACACCGCATACAGCATCCAGCGTCGTAGCGAACAAGAGGTCTGGCACAAAATTGTCGTCCCCAAACGACCCGAGCAAAAGGATCTAACGCGAGTCGCCGGCGAGCTGCGGCTCGCCACACCGAAACAGAAAACGGTCAAAGCCAAGTTACAAAAGTTGGCGGATGTTACCGAAACCGGCGACTTCAAAACGCTGACCGACGATACCTTGATCGTGAATATTGCCAAGGCTCGACGGACTGGCGAAGATGTCAAGTTCGGACGCAGCGTGTTACCCGATGGACTCGACGAAGCCTTGGACGTCGTTTACGCCGCGGTGCGAACTGAAGTGCTCAGTTTACTAAGTGCTCAAAACGAGGCCACCGGCAAAGTATTGGCGGCATACGATTTTCACGTCAATCAGCTGAAACAGGCAACTCGCGTGCTGGGGTTCGAAGACGTCGCGGTTCGCTTGGCCAATTTGTTTGCCAAAGTGGACCATGCGTCGTTGAGTAACCGCATGGATGGTGCGATCGATCATGTTTTGCTCGACGAATTCCAAGACACTTCGCCGGCTCAGTGGCAAGTGCTGCGTCCGTTGGCGATGCACGCCTGCGACACTAACGCCGCCCAGCGTGAGGGATCGTCATGGCAAACCGCCCGTTCGTTCTTTTGTGTGGGCGATACCAAACAAGCCATCTACGGGTGGCGCGGCGGCGTGGCCGAGATTTTTGATGCCGTGACCGACGAGATTGGCGGCATCACCGAGTTGGAACAAAACGTCAGCTATCGCAGCAGCCCCGACATCATCGAATTCGTCAACACGCTATTTTCAAATCTCCATCGTCATCCCATGGCCACCGATGGCGACCCGAAGAACCCTGCCGACAAATCAGCTCACGAAGCCGAATCGATTCGCAAGTTTGCCAAGCGGTTCCCACCGCACGAAGCCAACAACAAATCGCTCTCGGGTTACGTGCAAATCGAAACCAGCCACACGGTCAAAGACGGTGACAAAGCGGCCAATGACGATGCCTGTTTCGACGACGCAGCAAAACGCATCGCCGAAATTCACCGACGGTCGCCCCACAAATCCATTGGCGTGCTGACGCGAACCAACGGGGCGGTGGCTCAATTGATCATGCGACTGGAAGGGCTCGATATCGAAGTCAGCCAAGAAGGGGGCAACCCGCTGACCGATTCCGCCGCAGTGGAAACGGTGTTGTCGGCGTTGATGATGGCCGAACATCCCGGCGATGGGCGTTGGCGATTCCATGTCGAACAAACGCTGTTGGCGGCCGATCCCTCACTTAACGAAAACTCAATCCGCATGCGAGTTGAACGCAGCGGGATTGCCCAAACCGTTGAATATCTAGCAGGAAAACTCGCCCCGAAATGCAATGCCCGTGACACGCTGCGGCTAAAACAACTGACCCGGCTAGCCATTGCGTACGAAAACAATCCCGGACCACGACTGCGAGACTTTGTGCGACTGGTTCGTGAAAAACGGGTCGAGCGGCCTCAGCGTGCTCCGGTGCGAGTCATGACCGTACACCAATCCAAGGGACTCGAGTTTGATGTCGTGGTGCTACCTCAGCTTGACGGCCCGCTCACTCGCAGCAGTGGCAATTGCGTGGCCGAGATGAAATCGCTGAGCGAACCACCCAGCGGAATCACTCGGTACATTGGACAAACCCATTGGCATTTCCTGGATCGCCGCTGGCAACTTGCGTTTGGGGGGCAAGGGGCAAGCTCGATGACCGAAGCGCTTTGTTTATTGTACGTGGCGATCACGCGAGCCAAGCAGGCGTTGTACATCATCGTTCAGCCGAGCAAGAAGAAGGATTTCCAAGTCAAAACGGCCGCGTCGCTGATCTACCATGCGCTGGGTTGCGAGGCAGACCCAACCGCCGACAATGAACCACTGTATTGTTCGGGAAACCCCGATTGGTACCAAACCGACAAGCGGCCTGCGAAACAGGTCGCTACGGACAGTGAGCCGGTCAAGCAGGTCGAGATCCGCTTTGCTCAGAAGTCCTCGTCATCGCGTCAAAGTGCTAGCCGCCAACCATCATTGAGACAGCATTGA
- a CDS encoding DNA repair exonuclease, with amino-acid sequence MSKRRILHAADIHLDSPLQNLESYEDAPVDQIRGASRRALENLVRLAIDEEVDLVVIAGDLYDGDWRDQNTGLFFVAQAAKLTRAGIPLVVIRGNHDAQNIMTSSLPLPKNPDGSEIMLAAEKVDCRIFESIGVAVHGRSFRKKAETEDLSKTYPKPLSGMFNLGLLHTSLTGAEGHDNYSPCKPAELTAKEYDYWALGHIHIRGEHGTEDGAPIVFSGNIQGRHIRESGEKGCVIIDINSRGKCTRTFHPLDVVRWESFEINAAKIEHVDDIIEEYEQWLQQTVKTIEDRLLVSRVSIVGDTPLHNALHQSRRRLEASLRATAITHGAGQAWMEKFRLRTSTPNHALDMGDLEGPLASVSKIFEDLRNSPERGKLIANEFAALIKKVPEQEENFSADNDQWVDELIESAAAELLGRLQGSEDAN; translated from the coding sequence TTGAGTAAACGAAGAATCTTACATGCCGCGGACATTCATTTGGACAGTCCGCTTCAAAACTTGGAATCCTACGAAGATGCTCCGGTTGACCAAATCCGCGGAGCCTCGCGTCGTGCCTTGGAAAACTTGGTACGGTTGGCGATCGACGAAGAAGTCGACTTGGTAGTGATCGCAGGCGATCTTTACGACGGCGATTGGCGAGACCAAAACACGGGGCTGTTCTTTGTTGCTCAAGCGGCCAAGTTGACGCGTGCGGGAATTCCGCTGGTTGTCATCCGCGGCAACCATGATGCGCAAAACATCATGACGTCGTCGTTACCGCTTCCGAAAAATCCCGACGGCAGCGAGATCATGTTGGCAGCCGAGAAAGTCGATTGCCGCATTTTTGAGTCGATCGGCGTGGCTGTGCACGGCCGCTCGTTTCGCAAGAAGGCGGAAACCGAAGACCTCTCGAAAACCTACCCCAAACCGCTCTCAGGCATGTTCAACCTCGGACTGTTGCACACCAGTTTGACGGGGGCCGAAGGGCACGACAACTATTCGCCGTGTAAACCGGCCGAATTGACTGCCAAAGAGTACGACTATTGGGCGCTCGGACACATCCACATCCGCGGCGAACACGGAACCGAGGATGGCGCTCCGATCGTGTTCAGTGGCAACATCCAAGGTCGCCATATTCGCGAATCGGGCGAAAAAGGCTGCGTGATTATCGACATTAATTCCCGTGGCAAATGCACACGCACGTTTCATCCCTTGGATGTTGTTCGCTGGGAATCGTTTGAAATCAATGCCGCGAAAATCGAACATGTCGACGACATCATCGAAGAATACGAACAATGGCTGCAACAAACGGTCAAAACGATCGAGGATCGACTGCTCGTTTCTCGCGTTTCGATTGTCGGCGACACACCGCTTCACAATGCCTTGCATCAAAGTCGTCGTCGCTTGGAAGCGTCACTTCGAGCGACCGCAATCACGCATGGTGCCGGTCAGGCGTGGATGGAAAAGTTTCGCTTGCGAACCTCGACTCCCAATCACGCATTGGACATGGGCGATTTGGAAGGACCGTTGGCGAGCGTTTCTAAGATCTTTGAAGATCTGCGAAACTCACCCGAGCGAGGCAAATTGATTGCCAATGAATTTGCCGCATTGATCAAGAAAGTGCCCGAGCAAGAAGAAAACTTTTCCGCCGACAATGACCAATGGGTCGATGAACTGATTGAATCCGCCGCCGCGGAATTGCTCGGCCGATTGCAAGGAAGCGAGGACGCAAACTGA
- a CDS encoding AAA family ATPase yields the protein MIIERLDLKAFGRFTDTSIALPDGARRLHIIYGPNESGKSTSLRAITSLLYGMSKRAEDNYIHPTGKIRVGGRLSDGNGNVLECLRRRGNKATLRDADDNETIDDAVLEAMLGGVDREAFEHRFGLSHEELVRGGQAILEGEGDLGEILFAAGAGVSQLKSVQSQLDDLAGKLFVAGGTRGAINQLSREIAEKRKELELAKIPPSDFNDLKEELERECQRVEALQSCVKTAAVELSKLRAIKNALPLIPQWHSLCQKLDELADTPRLDDAFSERRRTVDTHHEISLRQTRSLSTRIEELTKQLKSLGDDSAILVHEAQIDSLFQRLGAREEARTQRTNLQRTRKNLDRRMVEALQELSVEIVASEEQAVTEEIDSSLKKLRVVDSVRTKVNDLAQQYAVIAKQRDDADESVRSLSKRLAEADEQAKQTIVPDDPYSISQLIESVGSPDSVLSNLAQQKSDVKQLQNRCEQLARKLDSFCSPLASSGDTTTASFADSVHATAKLRLPVESAIESAVENFEKREQQLAAVTQQWKQLDTTERELQQRLDAVQSVTTLPSEEQLAESRARRDALFCDVIAANQAGTLDTPTLTQLQAEIRKTDTLVDAMRSHHEQLHLQSSIKEELKKVANQKTLCQTNGEAAKAAYQEAQQQWQSLWEASGVTPTTPDRMYRWITAHAQLVETTVRLDEAQERVEQLEERIATACKRLNHAIESAVVDKPVVVGSDEPSLFDQIEANDFSSLYDDAVNLRTSLHHARKRYDERVKQHEMMREELPKLQTQLESRQRDYDTWHTDWAAATSALAESVDRTPAVVLEKITQIDALCAQKRERDILAHRIRSMLEDDKTYQKDVARLASELGVEIEEKEGDVSDAFSTVKQLYNRLQNERAASQQRGVLANQLAETEKQLDTARQQVTEAEVAIQKLCEEAGCDAAEKLIEVEQRSKQRQQLEQSKQAIEEQLRMLSGTVQLESFAEEVAEHQPELVQIEIEKIEAELAQNQDSLSEAQQSVGALRLRLKQIDGSDRASELSQSIQFLTGKMENAIEEYSRVKVAAMMLRQAIEHYRQENQGPVLQLASMIFQKLTRDEYDSLKVDFDSRGKVMLFGTRSRSGEPDVPANAMSTGTADALYLALRLASIDHQLTRGTALPLVVDDCLVQLDDDRACAAITALSELSARTQVIMFTHHEHLLELAEKTLKTDEFHVHRLDAECLA from the coding sequence ATGATTATCGAACGACTCGATCTAAAAGCCTTTGGCCGTTTCACCGACACCTCGATCGCGTTGCCCGACGGTGCGCGGCGATTGCACATCATTTACGGGCCTAACGAGTCCGGAAAATCGACGAGTCTGCGCGCGATCACATCGCTGTTGTATGGGATGTCCAAACGCGCCGAAGACAACTACATCCACCCCACCGGTAAAATCCGTGTCGGCGGCAGGCTGTCCGATGGCAACGGCAATGTCCTCGAATGCCTGCGTCGACGTGGCAACAAAGCCACCCTGCGGGATGCCGACGACAATGAAACGATCGACGATGCGGTTCTCGAAGCGATGTTGGGCGGCGTCGATCGCGAAGCGTTTGAACATCGATTCGGATTATCACACGAAGAATTGGTTCGGGGCGGACAAGCCATCCTCGAAGGCGAAGGCGACCTGGGCGAAATCTTGTTCGCTGCTGGTGCCGGTGTCAGTCAGCTGAAAAGCGTGCAATCTCAGCTCGATGATTTGGCGGGCAAACTGTTTGTTGCTGGCGGTACCCGAGGTGCTATCAATCAATTGTCACGCGAGATCGCGGAAAAGCGAAAAGAATTAGAGCTTGCAAAGATCCCGCCGAGCGACTTTAACGATCTGAAAGAAGAACTCGAGCGTGAATGTCAACGCGTCGAAGCGTTGCAGAGCTGCGTCAAAACGGCGGCGGTCGAGTTGTCGAAACTGCGTGCGATCAAAAACGCGTTGCCGCTGATCCCCCAGTGGCATTCGCTCTGCCAAAAACTGGACGAACTTGCCGATACGCCGCGGCTGGATGATGCGTTTAGCGAACGACGCCGAACCGTCGACACACATCACGAAATCTCGCTCCGGCAAACCCGTTCGCTCAGCACCCGCATCGAGGAATTGACCAAACAACTGAAAAGTCTCGGCGACGACTCGGCGATTTTGGTTCACGAAGCCCAGATCGACTCGCTGTTTCAGCGTCTCGGTGCACGCGAAGAGGCACGGACGCAGCGTACCAATCTGCAACGCACTCGCAAAAACCTCGACCGCCGTATGGTCGAAGCGTTACAAGAGTTGTCGGTCGAAATCGTGGCCAGTGAAGAGCAAGCGGTCACAGAGGAAATCGATTCGTCGCTGAAAAAATTGCGGGTCGTCGATTCGGTACGAACCAAGGTCAACGATCTGGCGCAGCAATATGCCGTCATCGCCAAACAGCGGGATGACGCTGACGAAAGCGTGCGTTCGCTCAGCAAACGGCTCGCCGAAGCCGACGAACAAGCCAAACAGACCATCGTTCCCGATGATCCTTATTCGATCAGCCAATTGATCGAATCGGTTGGCTCGCCCGATTCGGTGCTGTCGAATTTGGCACAACAGAAATCGGACGTGAAACAACTGCAAAACCGCTGTGAACAACTCGCTCGCAAATTGGATTCGTTCTGCAGTCCGCTGGCGTCGTCCGGCGACACCACGACCGCTTCGTTTGCGGATTCCGTTCATGCTACCGCCAAGCTGCGATTGCCCGTGGAATCGGCAATCGAATCCGCCGTCGAAAATTTCGAAAAACGTGAACAGCAACTTGCTGCAGTCACCCAACAATGGAAACAACTCGACACGACCGAACGAGAACTACAACAGCGGCTCGACGCGGTCCAGTCCGTCACGACACTGCCGAGCGAGGAACAGCTAGCTGAATCACGCGCACGTCGCGATGCCCTTTTCTGCGACGTGATCGCTGCAAACCAAGCAGGAACGCTCGACACCCCCACCCTCACGCAGCTGCAAGCTGAAATTCGCAAAACCGATACTTTGGTCGATGCGATGCGGTCGCATCATGAACAACTGCATCTACAAAGTTCGATCAAAGAAGAGCTAAAAAAGGTTGCCAATCAAAAAACGCTTTGCCAAACCAATGGCGAAGCAGCGAAGGCGGCATACCAAGAAGCCCAGCAACAATGGCAATCGCTGTGGGAAGCCTCGGGCGTCACCCCCACCACGCCGGACCGCATGTATCGCTGGATCACCGCACATGCCCAATTGGTTGAAACGACCGTCCGGCTCGACGAAGCCCAAGAACGCGTCGAGCAACTCGAAGAACGCATTGCCACCGCGTGTAAACGGCTGAACCACGCGATTGAATCCGCAGTCGTTGACAAACCCGTCGTGGTGGGCAGCGACGAACCGAGTTTGTTTGATCAGATCGAGGCGAACGATTTTTCGTCGCTGTACGATGACGCTGTGAATCTTCGCACCTCGTTGCATCACGCACGTAAACGTTATGACGAAAGAGTCAAACAACATGAAATGATGCGTGAAGAGTTGCCGAAATTGCAAACTCAACTCGAATCACGTCAACGCGACTACGACACATGGCACACCGATTGGGCCGCCGCCACGTCGGCGCTTGCCGAGTCGGTGGACCGCACGCCTGCGGTGGTTTTGGAAAAGATCACTCAAATCGATGCATTGTGTGCGCAGAAACGAGAACGGGATATTTTGGCGCATCGCATTCGCTCGATGCTCGAAGACGACAAGACCTACCAAAAGGATGTAGCTCGGTTGGCTTCGGAGTTAGGCGTCGAGATCGAGGAAAAGGAAGGTGACGTCAGCGACGCCTTCAGCACGGTCAAACAACTCTACAATCGATTACAAAACGAACGTGCCGCTTCGCAACAACGAGGGGTTTTGGCCAACCAGCTTGCCGAGACCGAAAAGCAACTTGATACCGCTCGGCAACAGGTGACCGAAGCCGAAGTCGCGATTCAAAAGTTGTGCGAAGAAGCCGGCTGCGACGCTGCCGAGAAGTTGATCGAAGTCGAGCAGCGATCGAAACAACGGCAACAACTCGAGCAATCCAAACAAGCGATCGAAGAACAATTGCGGATGCTCTCGGGCACCGTCCAACTCGAATCGTTCGCCGAAGAGGTTGCCGAGCATCAACCGGAATTGGTGCAGATCGAGATCGAAAAAATCGAAGCCGAACTGGCGCAAAACCAAGACTCGCTTTCCGAAGCCCAGCAATCGGTGGGTGCATTGCGACTAAGGCTGAAACAAATCGATGGCAGCGATCGAGCTTCGGAACTTTCGCAGTCGATTCAATTCTTGACAGGCAAAATGGAGAATGCGATCGAAGAGTATTCTCGCGTCAAGGTCGCCGCGATGATGCTGCGACAAGCGATTGAACATTATCGGCAAGAAAACCAAGGGCCGGTGCTGCAATTGGCCTCGATGATTTTCCAAAAACTGACACGAGACGAATACGACTCGCTGAAGGTGGATTTTGATTCGCGTGGAAAAGTGATGTTGTTCGGCACCCGATCACGCAGCGGCGAGCCTGATGTGCCAGCCAACGCCATGAGTACGGGGACCGCCGACGCGTTGTATTTGGCGCTGCGATTGGCTTCGATCGATCATCAATTGACTCGCGGTACTGCGTTGCCATTGGTGGTCGACGATTGCTTGGTCCAACTTGACGATGACCGCGCGTGTGCGGCGATCACGGCGTTGTCCGAATTATCCGCACGTACACAAGTGATCATGTTTACCCATCACGAGCATTTGCTGGAGCTGGCCGAAAAAACGTTAAAAACGGACGAATTCCATGTGCACCGGCTGGATGCCGAATGTTTGGCGTGA
- a CDS encoding GMC family oxidoreductase N-terminal domain-containing protein — MLDFSSLDTFSRRDILKGSLAAGFLPFGLGGSDNHPDCPIQTIREKRFPTLVAIIRAQIDSLWCGHQGDDACQVAREVLVYAEHLPARLQLGLNIALLWLNLYSVKHTAHQLHTLCPHELRRLLNQGETPCDKHGPPRIEWTDDHLLHTAVSGVTMLGRLVIHSRRPARELIGGGWSPQCENPKFLVTMDPPALADLNQHYDVCIIGSGAGGATTASRLTAAGLRVLILDVGDFVSPDALIQKVPQDDGSIKLAPPRSDQVLYRLYKDGAGQIAGGLGNVHSKLQLAIPSMRKKIPPKQTVNVCQARVFGGGPYVNNAIHLPIIESVYESWGDRRPTGVDYAQFSDVMTRICDELGVNTEVTRSQISDRSMRFAEGCHALGEEVQPLPVAMRRQCLGCGSDNSVDSFGDHIGGVHPYKPGEPNSFLTQSMHNPVPAEVSYRTEGKRLRIRRDEAGALRVDGVDVYHRSESGCHTHTTISANEFVVAAGIGETNKLLSHSLACAGLRNQHLGKRLTANIGTALYAMFDKPIWPSDSGRPEPGVTQCFLVDRRNIMENGKMVEEPALENWFHFPGTVALALTGWFKEFACVMRKFNHLSMSGIVVPTKVRCSNYVDSCGDFHLEFDCDEFEMLLRGLRRVARIYFAAAKPDDAVTLHLPTKSILMRCGRPLRIRNMDDFEWGLAEIRRRGPAFVNLLTTHPQGGASLGDVVNPTTFQMMTDCGEAIENLTVADTSIFPAGCEINPQLTLKALATLAAQQIIQRTSPTLPQPTPALAQS, encoded by the coding sequence ATGCTAGATTTTTCTTCACTGGACACATTTTCTCGCCGAGACATCCTCAAAGGATCTTTGGCGGCCGGGTTCCTACCGTTTGGACTTGGCGGTAGTGACAATCATCCGGATTGTCCGATTCAAACGATTCGCGAAAAGCGTTTTCCAACGCTCGTTGCGATCATCCGTGCGCAAATTGATTCGCTGTGGTGCGGCCATCAAGGCGATGACGCCTGCCAAGTCGCACGTGAAGTGCTGGTCTATGCCGAGCATCTTCCTGCGCGTTTGCAACTCGGGCTGAACATCGCACTGCTGTGGTTGAACCTTTACAGCGTCAAACACACCGCTCATCAATTGCACACGCTTTGCCCTCACGAGCTTCGCCGCTTGCTTAATCAGGGCGAGACGCCTTGCGACAAACACGGACCACCACGTATCGAGTGGACCGACGACCATTTGCTACATACCGCTGTCAGCGGCGTCACGATGCTGGGACGACTTGTGATCCATTCGCGTCGGCCGGCACGTGAACTGATCGGTGGCGGATGGTCTCCGCAATGTGAGAATCCTAAATTTTTGGTGACGATGGATCCGCCTGCGTTAGCGGATCTGAACCAACACTACGATGTCTGTATCATCGGCAGCGGGGCGGGCGGCGCCACGACCGCCAGCCGCTTGACCGCAGCAGGGCTGCGTGTGCTGATTCTTGACGTCGGCGATTTTGTCAGCCCCGATGCGTTGATCCAAAAGGTCCCGCAGGACGATGGCAGCATCAAATTGGCACCGCCACGCAGCGACCAAGTTCTCTATCGACTCTATAAAGACGGCGCCGGTCAAATCGCGGGCGGGTTGGGGAATGTTCATTCCAAACTGCAGCTTGCCATCCCATCGATGCGTAAGAAGATTCCGCCCAAGCAAACGGTCAACGTCTGCCAGGCACGTGTTTTTGGCGGCGGCCCCTATGTGAACAACGCGATTCACTTGCCGATCATTGAATCGGTGTATGAATCGTGGGGCGATCGTCGGCCCACCGGCGTGGATTATGCTCAATTCTCGGACGTGATGACCCGGATCTGTGATGAGCTTGGGGTCAACACCGAAGTCACACGGTCCCAAATCAGTGACCGCAGCATGCGTTTTGCCGAAGGCTGCCATGCGCTCGGCGAAGAGGTCCAACCGTTGCCCGTGGCGATGCGGCGGCAGTGTCTTGGCTGCGGCAGCGACAACTCGGTCGACAGTTTTGGCGATCACATCGGTGGAGTGCATCCGTACAAACCCGGCGAGCCCAACAGTTTCCTGACGCAATCGATGCACAATCCGGTTCCCGCCGAGGTGTCGTACCGAACCGAAGGAAAACGCTTGAGGATTCGTCGTGACGAGGCGGGGGCGTTGCGAGTCGACGGCGTCGATGTGTACCACCGCAGCGAATCGGGATGCCACACTCACACCACGATTTCAGCCAACGAATTTGTTGTCGCGGCGGGCATCGGAGAAACGAATAAACTGCTAAGTCACAGTTTGGCATGTGCGGGACTAAGAAACCAACACCTTGGCAAACGCTTGACTGCAAACATCGGAACGGCGCTCTATGCAATGTTTGACAAACCGATTTGGCCATCCGATAGCGGACGGCCGGAACCGGGCGTGACCCAGTGTTTCTTGGTCGACCGACGCAACATCATGGAAAACGGCAAAATGGTCGAGGAACCTGCGCTGGAAAACTGGTTCCACTTTCCCGGCACCGTGGCGCTCGCGTTAACCGGTTGGTTCAAAGAGTTCGCCTGTGTGATGCGAAAGTTCAACCATCTTTCGATGTCCGGCATCGTCGTTCCGACCAAAGTCCGCTGCAGCAACTATGTCGACTCGTGCGGCGATTTCCATCTCGAATTTGACTGCGACGAGTTTGAAATGCTGCTGCGTGGTTTGCGTCGTGTCGCGAGAATTTATTTCGCCGCAGCGAAACCAGACGATGCTGTCACGTTGCACCTGCCAACCAAGTCGATCCTGATGCGATGTGGCCGCCCGCTGCGAATCCGCAACATGGATGACTTTGAATGGGGACTTGCCGAGATTCGTCGCCGCGGTCCCGCGTTCGTCAATCTGTTAACGACCCACCCGCAAGGCGGCGCGTCGCTGGGCGACGTGGTCAATCCGACGACCTTCCAAATGATGACTGATTGCGGCGAAGCGATCGAAAATCTGACAGTCGCCGATACCTCGATCTTTCCCGCCGGTTGCGAAATCAATCCGCAACTGACGCTGAAGGCGCTTGCGACATTGGCGGCACAGCAAATCATCCAACGCACGTCGCCAACGTTGCCGCAGCCGACGCCGGCTTTGGCACAGTCGTAA